One window of Leopardus geoffroyi isolate Oge1 chromosome B3, O.geoffroyi_Oge1_pat1.0, whole genome shotgun sequence genomic DNA carries:
- the ADCY4 gene encoding adenylate cyclase type 4 isoform X2 has translation MARLFSPRPPPSEDLFYETYYSLSQQYPLLLLLLVIVLCALLALLAVASASGRELASDPGFLTTVLCALGGFSLLLGLASREQRLQRWTRPLSGLVWAALLGLGHGFLFTGGLVSAWDQVSFFLFVIFTVYAMLPLGMRDAAAAGLASSLSHLLVLGLYLGPQPDSKPALLPQLAANAVLFLCGNVAGAYHKALMERALRATFREALSSLHSRRRLDTEKKHQEHLLLSILPAYLAREMKAEIMARLQAGQGSRPESTNNFHSLYVKRHQGVSVLYADIVGFTRLASECSPKELVLMLNELFGKFDQIAKEHECMRIKILGDCYYCVSGLPLSLPDHAINCVRMGLDMCRAIRKLRAATGVDINMRVGVHSGSVLCGVIGLQKWQYDVWSHDVTLANHMEAGGVPGRVHITGATLTLLAGAYAVEDAAMEHRDPYLRELGEPTYLVIDPRAEEEDEKGTAGGLLSSLEGPKMRPSLLMTRYLESWGAAKPFAHLSHLESPVSTSTPLPEKALASFSPQWSLDRSRTPRGLDDDLDTGDAKFFQVIEQLNSQKQWRQSKDFNPLTLYFRKKELEKEYRLSALPAFKYYAACTFLVFLSNFIIQMLVTNRPPALAITYSITFLLFLLLLFVCFSEHLTRCVLKGPKMLHWLPALSGLVATRPGLRVALGTATILLVFVMAIPSLFFLPAASNCPFGTLNVSSMAFNISWELPGSLPLISIPYSMHCCVLGFLSCSLFLHMSFELKLLLLLLWLGASCSLFLHSHAWLSDCLIARLYPDPSDSRPGVLKEPKLMGAISFFIFFFTLLVLARQNEYYCRLDFLWKKKLRQEQEETETMENLTRLLLENVLPAHVAPQFIGQNRRNELLSKPKFSGVEKIKTIGSTYMAATGLNATSGQDAQQDAERSCSHLGTMVEFAVALGSKLDVINKHSFNNFRLRVGLNHGPVVAGVIGAQKPQYDIWGNTVNVASRMESTGVLGKIQVTEETARVLQSLGYTCYSRGIIKVKGKGQLCTYFLNTDLARTGPPSATLG, from the exons ATGGCCCGCCTCTTCAGCCCCCGGCCGCCCCCCAGCGAAGACCTCTTCTACGAAACCTACTACAGCCTGAGCCAGCAGTACccgctgctgctactgctgctggtGATCGTGCTATGCGCGCTCCTGGCGCTGCTGGCTGTCGCCTCCGCCAGCGGCCgg GAGCTAGCTTCAGACCCAGGCTTCCTGACCACTGTGCTGTGCGCGCTGGGTGGCTTCTCGCTGCTCCTGGGCCTGGCTTCCCGGGAGCAACGACTGCAGCGCTGGACACGTCCCCTGTCGGGCCTCGTATGGGCAGCGCTACTCGGGCTAGGCCACGGCTTCCTGTTCACCGGGGGCCTGGTGAGCGCCTGGGACCAG GtgtcctttttcctctttgtcaTCTTCACCGTGTATGCCATGTTGCCCTTGGGCATGCGGGATGCCGCTGCTGCGGGCCTTGCCTCATCGCTCTCCCACTTGCTGGTCCTTGGGCTGTACCTTGGGCCTCAGCCGGACTCAAAGCCGGCGCTGCTGCCACAG CTGGCAGCGAACGCGGTGTTGTTCCTGTGCGGGAACGTGGCGGGAGCGTATCACAAGGCGCTGATGGAGCGCGCGCTGCGCGCCACGTTCCGCGAGGCACTTAGCTCCCTGCACTCGCGCCGGCGGCTGGACACCGAGAAGAAGCACCAG GAACACCTTCTCTTGTCCATCCTCCCTGCCTACTTGGCCCgagagatgaaggcagagatcatgGCACGACTGCAGGCTGGACAGGGGTCACGGCCAGAAAGCACCAACAACTTCCACAGCCTCTATGTCAAGAGGCACCAGGGAGTCAG TGTGCTGTATGCTGACATCGTGGGCTTCACCCGGCTGGCCAGTGAGTGCTCTCCTAAGGAGTTGGTGCTCATGCTCAACGAGCTCTTTGGCAAGTTCGACCAGATCGCCAAG gaGCATGAATGCATGCGGATCAAGATCCTGGGAGACTGTTACTACTGTGTCTCTGGGCTACCGCTTTCCCTGCCAGACCACGCCATCAACTGCGTGCGCATGGGGCTGGACATGTGCCGGGCCATCAG GAAGCTCCGGGCAGCCACTGGCGTGGACATCAACATGCGTGTGGGCGTGCATTCGGGCAGTGTGCTCTGCGGAGTCATTGGGCTGCAGAAGTGGCAGTATGATGTCTGGTCCCATGATGTCACACTGGCCAACCACATGGAGGCGGGTGGCGTGCCAGG ACGAGTGCATATTACAGGGGCTACCCTGACCCTGCTGGCCGGGGCTTATGCTGTGGAGGATGCAGCCATGGAACACCGGGACCCATACCTTCGGGAGCTAGGGGAGCCTACCTACCTAGTCATCGATCCCCGG GCtgaggaggaggatgagaaggGCACTGCAGGAGGGTTGCTGTCCTCTCTCGAGGGCCCCAAGATGCGTCCGTCGCTGCTGATGACCCGCTACCTGGAGTCCTGGGGCGCCGCCAAGCCTTTTGCCCATCTGAGCCACCTAGAGAGCCCTGTGTCCACCTCTACCCCTCTCCCG GAGAAGGCCCTGGCTTCCTTCAGCCCCCAGTGGAGCCTGGACCG GAGCCGTACCCCCCGGGGGCTAGATGATGACCTGGACACTGGGGATGCCAAGTTCTTCCAGGTCATCGAACAGCTCAACTCTCAGAA ACAGTGGAGGCAGTCAAAGGACTTCAACCCACTGACACTGTACTTCAGAAAGAAGGAACTGGAGAAagag tACCGACTCTCTGCACTCCCCGCCTTCAAATACTATGCAGCCTGCACCTTCCtggttttcctttccaatttcatCATCCAGATGCTGGTGACAAACAG GCCCCCAGCTCTGGCCATCACCTATAGCatcaccttcctcctcttcctcctcctccttttcgtCTGCTTCTCAGAGCACCTGACG AGGTGTGTCTTGAAAGGCCCCAAGATGCTGCACTGGCTGCCGGCACTGTCTGGCTTGGTGGCCACACGGCCCGGACTGCGAGTTGCCCTGGGCACAGCTACCATCCTCCTGGTTTTTGTGATGGCCATTCCCAGCCTG TTCTTCTTACCGGCAGCATCAAACTGCCCTTTTGGGACTCTCAATGTGTCCTCCATGGCTTTCAACATCTCCTGGGAGCTCCCTGGGTCCCTGCCTCTCATCAGCATCCCC TACTCTATGCACTGCTGCGTGCTGGGGTTCCTGTCCTGCTCCCTCTTTTTGCACATGAGCTTCGAGCTGAAGTTGCTGCTGCTCCTGCTATGGCTGGGGGCCTCCTGCTCCCTCTTCCTGCACTCCCACGCCTGGCTGTCCGACTGTCTCATCGCCCGCCTCTATCCGGATCCCTCGGACTCCAG GCCAGGGGTGCTGAAGGAGCCCAAACTGATGGGAGCTAtctccttcttcatcttcttcttcacCCTCCTGGTCCTGGCTCGGCAG AATGAGTATTACTGCCGGCTGGACTTCCTGTGGAAGAAGAAGCTGcggcaggagcaggaggagacagagaccaTGGAGAACCTGACTCGGCTGCTGTTGGAGAATGTGCTCCCTGCACATGTGGCCCCCCAGTTCATTGGCCAGAACCGGCGCAACGAG CTGCTCTCAAAGCCCAAGTTTAGCGGGGTGGAGAAGATCAAAACCATCGGTAGCACCTACATGGCAGCTACAGGCTTAAATGCCACCTCCGGACAGGATGCACAGCAG GACGCTGAGCGCAGCTGCAGCCACCTTGGCACCATGGTGGAGTTTGCGGTGGCTCTTGGATCAAAGCTGGACGTCATCAATAAGCACTCTTTCAACAACTTCCGCTTGCGTGTGG GGTTGAACCACGGACCTGTAGTGGCTGGAGTGATCGGGGCCCAGAAGCCGCAGTATGACATCTGGGGCAACACAGTGAACGTGGCCAGCCGCATGGAGAGTACAGGAGTCCTGGGCAAGATCCAG GTGACTGAAGAGACGGCCCGGGTGCTGCAGTCCTTAGGCTACACCTGCTACAGCCGGGGTATCATCAAGGTCAAAGGCAAAGGGCAGCTCTGCACCTACTTTCTGAACACAGATTTGGCACGAACTGGACCTCCCTCGGCCACCCTAGGCTGA
- the ADCY4 gene encoding adenylate cyclase type 4 isoform X6: MARLFSPRPPPSEDLFYETYYSLSQQYPLLLLLLVIVLCALLALLAVASASGRELASDPGFLTTVLCALGGFSLLLGLASREQRLQRWTRPLSGLVWAALLGLGHGFLFTGGLVSAWDQVSFFLFVIFTVYAMLPLGMRDAAAAGLASSLSHLLVLGLYLGPQPDSKPALLPQLAANAVLFLCGNVAGAYHKALMERALRATFREALSSLHSRRRLDTEKKHQEHLLLSILPAYLAREMKAEIMARLQAGQGSRPESTNNFHSLYVKRHQGVSVLYADIVGFTRLASECSPKELVLMLNELFGKFDQIAKEHECMRIKILGDCYYCVSGLPLSLPDHAINCVRMGLDMCRAIRKLRAATGVDINMRVGVHSGSVLCGVIGLQKWQYDVWSHDVTLANHMEAGGVPGRVHITGATLTLLAGAYAVEDAAMEHRDPYLRELGEPTYLVIDPRAEEEDEKGTAGGLLSSLEGPKMRPSLLMTRYLESWGAAKPFAHLSHLESPVSTSTPLPEKALASFSPQWSLDRSRTPRGLDDDLDTGDAKFFQVIEQLNSQKQWRQSKDFNPLTLYFRKKELEKEYRLSALPAFKYYAACTFLVFLSNFIIQMLVTNRPPALAITYSITFLLFLLLLFVCFSEHLTRCVLKGPKMLHWLPALSGLVATRPGLRVALGTATILLVFVMAIPSLFFLPAASNCPFGTLNVSSMAFNISWELPGSLPLISIPYSMHCCVLGFLSCSLFLHMSFELKLLLLLLWLGASCSLFLHSHAWLSDCLIARLYPDPSDSRPGVLKEPKLMGAISFFIFFFTLLVLARQNEYYCRLDFLWKKKLRQEQEETETMENLTRLLLENVLPAHVAPQFIGQNRRNEG, encoded by the exons ATGGCCCGCCTCTTCAGCCCCCGGCCGCCCCCCAGCGAAGACCTCTTCTACGAAACCTACTACAGCCTGAGCCAGCAGTACccgctgctgctactgctgctggtGATCGTGCTATGCGCGCTCCTGGCGCTGCTGGCTGTCGCCTCCGCCAGCGGCCgg GAGCTAGCTTCAGACCCAGGCTTCCTGACCACTGTGCTGTGCGCGCTGGGTGGCTTCTCGCTGCTCCTGGGCCTGGCTTCCCGGGAGCAACGACTGCAGCGCTGGACACGTCCCCTGTCGGGCCTCGTATGGGCAGCGCTACTCGGGCTAGGCCACGGCTTCCTGTTCACCGGGGGCCTGGTGAGCGCCTGGGACCAG GtgtcctttttcctctttgtcaTCTTCACCGTGTATGCCATGTTGCCCTTGGGCATGCGGGATGCCGCTGCTGCGGGCCTTGCCTCATCGCTCTCCCACTTGCTGGTCCTTGGGCTGTACCTTGGGCCTCAGCCGGACTCAAAGCCGGCGCTGCTGCCACAG CTGGCAGCGAACGCGGTGTTGTTCCTGTGCGGGAACGTGGCGGGAGCGTATCACAAGGCGCTGATGGAGCGCGCGCTGCGCGCCACGTTCCGCGAGGCACTTAGCTCCCTGCACTCGCGCCGGCGGCTGGACACCGAGAAGAAGCACCAG GAACACCTTCTCTTGTCCATCCTCCCTGCCTACTTGGCCCgagagatgaaggcagagatcatgGCACGACTGCAGGCTGGACAGGGGTCACGGCCAGAAAGCACCAACAACTTCCACAGCCTCTATGTCAAGAGGCACCAGGGAGTCAG TGTGCTGTATGCTGACATCGTGGGCTTCACCCGGCTGGCCAGTGAGTGCTCTCCTAAGGAGTTGGTGCTCATGCTCAACGAGCTCTTTGGCAAGTTCGACCAGATCGCCAAG gaGCATGAATGCATGCGGATCAAGATCCTGGGAGACTGTTACTACTGTGTCTCTGGGCTACCGCTTTCCCTGCCAGACCACGCCATCAACTGCGTGCGCATGGGGCTGGACATGTGCCGGGCCATCAG GAAGCTCCGGGCAGCCACTGGCGTGGACATCAACATGCGTGTGGGCGTGCATTCGGGCAGTGTGCTCTGCGGAGTCATTGGGCTGCAGAAGTGGCAGTATGATGTCTGGTCCCATGATGTCACACTGGCCAACCACATGGAGGCGGGTGGCGTGCCAGG ACGAGTGCATATTACAGGGGCTACCCTGACCCTGCTGGCCGGGGCTTATGCTGTGGAGGATGCAGCCATGGAACACCGGGACCCATACCTTCGGGAGCTAGGGGAGCCTACCTACCTAGTCATCGATCCCCGG GCtgaggaggaggatgagaaggGCACTGCAGGAGGGTTGCTGTCCTCTCTCGAGGGCCCCAAGATGCGTCCGTCGCTGCTGATGACCCGCTACCTGGAGTCCTGGGGCGCCGCCAAGCCTTTTGCCCATCTGAGCCACCTAGAGAGCCCTGTGTCCACCTCTACCCCTCTCCCG GAGAAGGCCCTGGCTTCCTTCAGCCCCCAGTGGAGCCTGGACCG GAGCCGTACCCCCCGGGGGCTAGATGATGACCTGGACACTGGGGATGCCAAGTTCTTCCAGGTCATCGAACAGCTCAACTCTCAGAA ACAGTGGAGGCAGTCAAAGGACTTCAACCCACTGACACTGTACTTCAGAAAGAAGGAACTGGAGAAagag tACCGACTCTCTGCACTCCCCGCCTTCAAATACTATGCAGCCTGCACCTTCCtggttttcctttccaatttcatCATCCAGATGCTGGTGACAAACAG GCCCCCAGCTCTGGCCATCACCTATAGCatcaccttcctcctcttcctcctcctccttttcgtCTGCTTCTCAGAGCACCTGACG AGGTGTGTCTTGAAAGGCCCCAAGATGCTGCACTGGCTGCCGGCACTGTCTGGCTTGGTGGCCACACGGCCCGGACTGCGAGTTGCCCTGGGCACAGCTACCATCCTCCTGGTTTTTGTGATGGCCATTCCCAGCCTG TTCTTCTTACCGGCAGCATCAAACTGCCCTTTTGGGACTCTCAATGTGTCCTCCATGGCTTTCAACATCTCCTGGGAGCTCCCTGGGTCCCTGCCTCTCATCAGCATCCCC TACTCTATGCACTGCTGCGTGCTGGGGTTCCTGTCCTGCTCCCTCTTTTTGCACATGAGCTTCGAGCTGAAGTTGCTGCTGCTCCTGCTATGGCTGGGGGCCTCCTGCTCCCTCTTCCTGCACTCCCACGCCTGGCTGTCCGACTGTCTCATCGCCCGCCTCTATCCGGATCCCTCGGACTCCAG GCCAGGGGTGCTGAAGGAGCCCAAACTGATGGGAGCTAtctccttcttcatcttcttcttcacCCTCCTGGTCCTGGCTCGGCAG AATGAGTATTACTGCCGGCTGGACTTCCTGTGGAAGAAGAAGCTGcggcaggagcaggaggagacagagaccaTGGAGAACCTGACTCGGCTGCTGTTGGAGAATGTGCTCCCTGCACATGTGGCCCCCCAGTTCATTGGCCAGAACCGGCGCAACGAG GGTTGA
- the ADCY4 gene encoding adenylate cyclase type 4 isoform X7: MARLFSPRPPPSEDLFYETYYSLSQQYPLLLLLLVIVLCALLALLAVASASGRELASDPGFLTTVLCALGGFSLLLGLASREQRLQRWTRPLSGLVWAALLGLGHGFLFTGGLVSAWDQVSFFLFVIFTVYAMLPLGMRDAAAAGLASSLSHLLVLGLYLGPQPDSKPALLPQLAANAVLFLCGNVAGAYHKALMERALRATFREALSSLHSRRRLDTEKKHQEHLLLSILPAYLAREMKAEIMARLQAGQGSRPESTNNFHSLYVKRHQGVSVLYADIVGFTRLASECSPKELVLMLNELFGKFDQIAKEHECMRIKILGDCYYCVSGLPLSLPDHAINCVRMGLDMCRAIRKLRAATGVDINMRVGVHSGSVLCGVIGLQKWQYDVWSHDVTLANHMEAGGVPGRVHITGATLTLLAGAYAVEDAAMEHRDPYLRELGEPTYLVIDPRAEEEDEKGTAGGLLSSLEGPKMRPSLLMTRYLESWGAAKPFAHLSHLESPVSTSTPLPEKALASFSPQWSLDRSRTPRGLDDDLDTGDAKFFQVIEQLNSQKQWRQSKDFNPLTLYFRKKELEKEYRLSALPAFKYYAACTFLVFLSNFIIQMLVTNRPPALAITYSITFLLFLLLLFVCFSEHLTRCVLKGPKMLHWLPALSGLVATRPGLRVALGTATILLVFVMAIPSLFFLPAASNCPFGTLNVSSMAFNISWELPGSLPLISIPYSMHCCVLGFLSCSLFLHMSFELKLLLLLLWLGASCSLFLHSHAWLSDCLIARLYPDPSDSRPGVLKEPKLMGAISFFIFFFTLLVLARQNEYYCRLDFLWKKKLRQEQEETETMENLTRLLLENVLPAHVAPQFIGQNRRNEL; encoded by the exons ATGGCCCGCCTCTTCAGCCCCCGGCCGCCCCCCAGCGAAGACCTCTTCTACGAAACCTACTACAGCCTGAGCCAGCAGTACccgctgctgctactgctgctggtGATCGTGCTATGCGCGCTCCTGGCGCTGCTGGCTGTCGCCTCCGCCAGCGGCCgg GAGCTAGCTTCAGACCCAGGCTTCCTGACCACTGTGCTGTGCGCGCTGGGTGGCTTCTCGCTGCTCCTGGGCCTGGCTTCCCGGGAGCAACGACTGCAGCGCTGGACACGTCCCCTGTCGGGCCTCGTATGGGCAGCGCTACTCGGGCTAGGCCACGGCTTCCTGTTCACCGGGGGCCTGGTGAGCGCCTGGGACCAG GtgtcctttttcctctttgtcaTCTTCACCGTGTATGCCATGTTGCCCTTGGGCATGCGGGATGCCGCTGCTGCGGGCCTTGCCTCATCGCTCTCCCACTTGCTGGTCCTTGGGCTGTACCTTGGGCCTCAGCCGGACTCAAAGCCGGCGCTGCTGCCACAG CTGGCAGCGAACGCGGTGTTGTTCCTGTGCGGGAACGTGGCGGGAGCGTATCACAAGGCGCTGATGGAGCGCGCGCTGCGCGCCACGTTCCGCGAGGCACTTAGCTCCCTGCACTCGCGCCGGCGGCTGGACACCGAGAAGAAGCACCAG GAACACCTTCTCTTGTCCATCCTCCCTGCCTACTTGGCCCgagagatgaaggcagagatcatgGCACGACTGCAGGCTGGACAGGGGTCACGGCCAGAAAGCACCAACAACTTCCACAGCCTCTATGTCAAGAGGCACCAGGGAGTCAG TGTGCTGTATGCTGACATCGTGGGCTTCACCCGGCTGGCCAGTGAGTGCTCTCCTAAGGAGTTGGTGCTCATGCTCAACGAGCTCTTTGGCAAGTTCGACCAGATCGCCAAG gaGCATGAATGCATGCGGATCAAGATCCTGGGAGACTGTTACTACTGTGTCTCTGGGCTACCGCTTTCCCTGCCAGACCACGCCATCAACTGCGTGCGCATGGGGCTGGACATGTGCCGGGCCATCAG GAAGCTCCGGGCAGCCACTGGCGTGGACATCAACATGCGTGTGGGCGTGCATTCGGGCAGTGTGCTCTGCGGAGTCATTGGGCTGCAGAAGTGGCAGTATGATGTCTGGTCCCATGATGTCACACTGGCCAACCACATGGAGGCGGGTGGCGTGCCAGG ACGAGTGCATATTACAGGGGCTACCCTGACCCTGCTGGCCGGGGCTTATGCTGTGGAGGATGCAGCCATGGAACACCGGGACCCATACCTTCGGGAGCTAGGGGAGCCTACCTACCTAGTCATCGATCCCCGG GCtgaggaggaggatgagaaggGCACTGCAGGAGGGTTGCTGTCCTCTCTCGAGGGCCCCAAGATGCGTCCGTCGCTGCTGATGACCCGCTACCTGGAGTCCTGGGGCGCCGCCAAGCCTTTTGCCCATCTGAGCCACCTAGAGAGCCCTGTGTCCACCTCTACCCCTCTCCCG GAGAAGGCCCTGGCTTCCTTCAGCCCCCAGTGGAGCCTGGACCG GAGCCGTACCCCCCGGGGGCTAGATGATGACCTGGACACTGGGGATGCCAAGTTCTTCCAGGTCATCGAACAGCTCAACTCTCAGAA ACAGTGGAGGCAGTCAAAGGACTTCAACCCACTGACACTGTACTTCAGAAAGAAGGAACTGGAGAAagag tACCGACTCTCTGCACTCCCCGCCTTCAAATACTATGCAGCCTGCACCTTCCtggttttcctttccaatttcatCATCCAGATGCTGGTGACAAACAG GCCCCCAGCTCTGGCCATCACCTATAGCatcaccttcctcctcttcctcctcctccttttcgtCTGCTTCTCAGAGCACCTGACG AGGTGTGTCTTGAAAGGCCCCAAGATGCTGCACTGGCTGCCGGCACTGTCTGGCTTGGTGGCCACACGGCCCGGACTGCGAGTTGCCCTGGGCACAGCTACCATCCTCCTGGTTTTTGTGATGGCCATTCCCAGCCTG TTCTTCTTACCGGCAGCATCAAACTGCCCTTTTGGGACTCTCAATGTGTCCTCCATGGCTTTCAACATCTCCTGGGAGCTCCCTGGGTCCCTGCCTCTCATCAGCATCCCC TACTCTATGCACTGCTGCGTGCTGGGGTTCCTGTCCTGCTCCCTCTTTTTGCACATGAGCTTCGAGCTGAAGTTGCTGCTGCTCCTGCTATGGCTGGGGGCCTCCTGCTCCCTCTTCCTGCACTCCCACGCCTGGCTGTCCGACTGTCTCATCGCCCGCCTCTATCCGGATCCCTCGGACTCCAG GCCAGGGGTGCTGAAGGAGCCCAAACTGATGGGAGCTAtctccttcttcatcttcttcttcacCCTCCTGGTCCTGGCTCGGCAG AATGAGTATTACTGCCGGCTGGACTTCCTGTGGAAGAAGAAGCTGcggcaggagcaggaggagacagagaccaTGGAGAACCTGACTCGGCTGCTGTTGGAGAATGTGCTCCCTGCACATGTGGCCCCCCAGTTCATTGGCCAGAACCGGCGCAACGAG TTGTAG
- the ADCY4 gene encoding adenylate cyclase type 4 isoform X5, with the protein MARLFSPRPPPSEDLFYETYYSLSQQYPLLLLLLVIVLCALLALLAVASASGRELASDPGFLTTVLCALGGFSLLLGLASREQRLQRWTRPLSGLVWAALLGLGHGFLFTGGLVSAWDQVSFFLFVIFTVYAMLPLGMRDAAAAGLASSLSHLLVLGLYLGPQPDSKPALLPQLAANAVLFLCGNVAGAYHKALMERALRATFREALSSLHSRRRLDTEKKHQEHLLLSILPAYLAREMKAEIMARLQAGQGSRPESTNNFHSLYVKRHQGVSVLYADIVGFTRLASECSPKELVLMLNELFGKFDQIAKEHECMRIKILGDCYYCVSGLPLSLPDHAINCVRMGLDMCRAIRKLRAATGVDINMRVGVHSGSVLCGVIGLQKWQYDVWSHDVTLANHMEAGGVPGRVHITGATLTLLAGAYAVEDAAMEHRDPYLRELGEPTYLVIDPRAEEEDEKGTAGGLLSSLEGPKMRPSLLMTRYLESWGAAKPFAHLSHLESPVSTSTPLPEKALASFSPQWSLDRSRTPRGLDDDLDTGDAKFFQVIEQLNSQKQWRQSKDFNPLTLYFRKKELEKEYRLSALPAFKYYAACTFLVFLSNFIIQMLVTNRPPALAITYSITFLLFLLLLFVCFSEHLTRCVLKGPKMLHWLPALSGLVATRPGLRVALGTATILLVFVMAIPSLFFLPAASNCPFGTLNVSSMAFNISWELPGSLPLISIPYSMHCCVLGFLSCSLFLHMSFELKLLLLLLWLGASCSLFLHSHAWLSDCLIARLYPDPSDSRPGVLKEPKLMGAISFFIFFFTLLVLARQNEYYCRLDFLWKKKLRQEQEETETMENLTRLLLENVLPAHVAPQFIGQNRRNETLGILSLLLFLASHWLLESSEPESRTHGDFMAPIL; encoded by the exons ATGGCCCGCCTCTTCAGCCCCCGGCCGCCCCCCAGCGAAGACCTCTTCTACGAAACCTACTACAGCCTGAGCCAGCAGTACccgctgctgctactgctgctggtGATCGTGCTATGCGCGCTCCTGGCGCTGCTGGCTGTCGCCTCCGCCAGCGGCCgg GAGCTAGCTTCAGACCCAGGCTTCCTGACCACTGTGCTGTGCGCGCTGGGTGGCTTCTCGCTGCTCCTGGGCCTGGCTTCCCGGGAGCAACGACTGCAGCGCTGGACACGTCCCCTGTCGGGCCTCGTATGGGCAGCGCTACTCGGGCTAGGCCACGGCTTCCTGTTCACCGGGGGCCTGGTGAGCGCCTGGGACCAG GtgtcctttttcctctttgtcaTCTTCACCGTGTATGCCATGTTGCCCTTGGGCATGCGGGATGCCGCTGCTGCGGGCCTTGCCTCATCGCTCTCCCACTTGCTGGTCCTTGGGCTGTACCTTGGGCCTCAGCCGGACTCAAAGCCGGCGCTGCTGCCACAG CTGGCAGCGAACGCGGTGTTGTTCCTGTGCGGGAACGTGGCGGGAGCGTATCACAAGGCGCTGATGGAGCGCGCGCTGCGCGCCACGTTCCGCGAGGCACTTAGCTCCCTGCACTCGCGCCGGCGGCTGGACACCGAGAAGAAGCACCAG GAACACCTTCTCTTGTCCATCCTCCCTGCCTACTTGGCCCgagagatgaaggcagagatcatgGCACGACTGCAGGCTGGACAGGGGTCACGGCCAGAAAGCACCAACAACTTCCACAGCCTCTATGTCAAGAGGCACCAGGGAGTCAG TGTGCTGTATGCTGACATCGTGGGCTTCACCCGGCTGGCCAGTGAGTGCTCTCCTAAGGAGTTGGTGCTCATGCTCAACGAGCTCTTTGGCAAGTTCGACCAGATCGCCAAG gaGCATGAATGCATGCGGATCAAGATCCTGGGAGACTGTTACTACTGTGTCTCTGGGCTACCGCTTTCCCTGCCAGACCACGCCATCAACTGCGTGCGCATGGGGCTGGACATGTGCCGGGCCATCAG GAAGCTCCGGGCAGCCACTGGCGTGGACATCAACATGCGTGTGGGCGTGCATTCGGGCAGTGTGCTCTGCGGAGTCATTGGGCTGCAGAAGTGGCAGTATGATGTCTGGTCCCATGATGTCACACTGGCCAACCACATGGAGGCGGGTGGCGTGCCAGG ACGAGTGCATATTACAGGGGCTACCCTGACCCTGCTGGCCGGGGCTTATGCTGTGGAGGATGCAGCCATGGAACACCGGGACCCATACCTTCGGGAGCTAGGGGAGCCTACCTACCTAGTCATCGATCCCCGG GCtgaggaggaggatgagaaggGCACTGCAGGAGGGTTGCTGTCCTCTCTCGAGGGCCCCAAGATGCGTCCGTCGCTGCTGATGACCCGCTACCTGGAGTCCTGGGGCGCCGCCAAGCCTTTTGCCCATCTGAGCCACCTAGAGAGCCCTGTGTCCACCTCTACCCCTCTCCCG GAGAAGGCCCTGGCTTCCTTCAGCCCCCAGTGGAGCCTGGACCG GAGCCGTACCCCCCGGGGGCTAGATGATGACCTGGACACTGGGGATGCCAAGTTCTTCCAGGTCATCGAACAGCTCAACTCTCAGAA ACAGTGGAGGCAGTCAAAGGACTTCAACCCACTGACACTGTACTTCAGAAAGAAGGAACTGGAGAAagag tACCGACTCTCTGCACTCCCCGCCTTCAAATACTATGCAGCCTGCACCTTCCtggttttcctttccaatttcatCATCCAGATGCTGGTGACAAACAG GCCCCCAGCTCTGGCCATCACCTATAGCatcaccttcctcctcttcctcctcctccttttcgtCTGCTTCTCAGAGCACCTGACG AGGTGTGTCTTGAAAGGCCCCAAGATGCTGCACTGGCTGCCGGCACTGTCTGGCTTGGTGGCCACACGGCCCGGACTGCGAGTTGCCCTGGGCACAGCTACCATCCTCCTGGTTTTTGTGATGGCCATTCCCAGCCTG TTCTTCTTACCGGCAGCATCAAACTGCCCTTTTGGGACTCTCAATGTGTCCTCCATGGCTTTCAACATCTCCTGGGAGCTCCCTGGGTCCCTGCCTCTCATCAGCATCCCC TACTCTATGCACTGCTGCGTGCTGGGGTTCCTGTCCTGCTCCCTCTTTTTGCACATGAGCTTCGAGCTGAAGTTGCTGCTGCTCCTGCTATGGCTGGGGGCCTCCTGCTCCCTCTTCCTGCACTCCCACGCCTGGCTGTCCGACTGTCTCATCGCCCGCCTCTATCCGGATCCCTCGGACTCCAG GCCAGGGGTGCTGAAGGAGCCCAAACTGATGGGAGCTAtctccttcttcatcttcttcttcacCCTCCTGGTCCTGGCTCGGCAG AATGAGTATTACTGCCGGCTGGACTTCCTGTGGAAGAAGAAGCTGcggcaggagcaggaggagacagagaccaTGGAGAACCTGACTCGGCTGCTGTTGGAGAATGTGCTCCCTGCACATGTGGCCCCCCAGTTCATTGGCCAGAACCGGCGCAACGAG ACACTGGGAATCTTGTCACTGCTCCTGTTTCTAGCTTCACATTGGCTACTAGAAAGCTCAGAGCCAGAATCTAGGACTCACGGGGACTTTATGGCACCCATTTTGTGA